One part of the Gemmatimonadaceae bacterium genome encodes these proteins:
- a CDS encoding ABC transporter substrate-binding protein, with protein sequence MTGDRREGLAARWERSADHRQWTYHLRTGVRWHDGRPVTMDDVEFTLKLHSRPDSPYWGPRFIQTLTVHDGSSFTVRGSEWSDSAVSILPKHLLKDLDYQKFYDWDFWERPVGNGPYRYSRHLPHTMVELEANADYFKGEPRIPRVVLRFAGQSGVTELRSGNVDAIQLDPAHVRGIASDPRFRTYWEPNPGRSWALVWQNQHPFFRDRQTRHALSLAINRRELLQVLGLPAQLSLVDGVESIRQFRRGQLAEPRYDVAEAMRLLDEAGWRQSRGGMRERDGHGFHFTALTLAESPGDQAALYVQDQLRRLGVRMELQRLERHALLDRLHAGKFEAIVTFLLMRPSYAEKWTAGAGYRNSQLARLFKVAATAADPEVEDGAYREISGLVRADRPVAFLFRAAGAHVAHRRVRGLVDSRQANPLLFADELWLE encoded by the coding sequence TTGACTGGCGATCGACGGGAAGGCCTCGCCGCGCGTTGGGAACGCTCGGCGGATCACCGGCAGTGGACTTATCACCTGCGCACCGGCGTTCGCTGGCACGACGGAAGGCCAGTCACTATGGATGACGTAGAGTTCACGCTGAAGCTGCATTCGCGTCCCGACTCCCCATACTGGGGACCCCGCTTCATCCAGACTCTGACGGTGCACGATGGATCGAGCTTTACCGTGCGCGGTTCCGAGTGGTCCGACTCCGCCGTAAGCATCCTCCCCAAGCATCTGCTCAAGGACCTCGACTATCAGAAATTCTACGACTGGGATTTCTGGGAGCGACCCGTCGGAAACGGTCCATATCGGTACAGCCGCCATCTGCCGCATACTATGGTTGAGCTCGAGGCGAACGCCGATTACTTCAAGGGCGAGCCGAGAATCCCGCGCGTCGTGTTGAGGTTCGCCGGTCAGTCTGGCGTGACCGAATTGCGCAGCGGCAATGTAGACGCGATCCAGCTCGATCCTGCGCATGTAAGGGGGATCGCCAGCGATCCCCGTTTCCGCACGTATTGGGAGCCAAACCCTGGTCGTTCCTGGGCGCTAGTCTGGCAGAACCAGCACCCCTTCTTTCGAGATCGGCAGACGCGGCACGCGTTGAGCCTGGCCATCAATCGGCGGGAACTGCTCCAGGTCCTGGGCCTGCCCGCACAGCTCTCGCTCGTCGATGGGGTGGAGTCAATAAGACAATTTCGCAGGGGCCAGTTGGCCGAGCCGCGTTATGACGTTGCGGAGGCGATGCGTCTATTGGATGAGGCGGGCTGGCGACAAAGCCGCGGTGGTATGCGCGAGCGGGACGGCCATGGCTTCCACTTCACAGCTCTAACGCTTGCGGAATCGCCGGGTGACCAGGCGGCTCTCTATGTTCAGGATCAGCTGCGGCGATTGGGTGTGCGCATGGAGCTCCAGCGGCTCGAGAGACATGCGCTTCTGGATAGACTGCATGCGGGGAAGTTCGAAGCGATCGTAACTTTCCTCCTCATGCGCCCCAGCTACGCTGAAAAATGGACGGCGGGCGCGGGCTACCGCAATTCGCAGCTGGCGCGACTTTTCAAGGTGGCGGCGACGGCAGCGGACCCGGAGGTTGAGGATGGAGCGTATCGCGAGATTTCGGGTCTCGTGCGCGCGGATCGGCCGGTGGCGTTTCTTTTCCGTGCCGCCGGCGCTCACGTCGCCCACCGGCGCGTCCGAGGGCTCGTTGATTCGCGGCAAGCCAATCCGCTTCTTTTCGCCGACGAGCTGTGGCTCGAGTGA
- a CDS encoding ABC transporter substrate-binding protein yields the protein MARVKAWPRFFCDGVTCAAVIFAFTACRSGEDPAYARDSTVVMAVRDVRDILPDAVSLDFLFFLPLATQDGRGELEGRLARSWEHSADHKEYTFHLRTDVRWQDGVPTTAHDVKFTLDLLSEDGVPGFGIEKATVVDDSTVTIRAENPEYLDYLVYYPKHLLEGLDPKQFWKWEFWLKPVGNGPYRFVRHVPQTLMEFEANPDYYGAKPRIDRVILKFVGDAWLAELLAGNVDIASGDLAQVSRIVRDPRFRVYYGIPYAAYAIYWRTDHPLFRDARVRRALTLAIDRPELARRLNLPSWSPITDAPRTFRQSRRGEFPEAQALPYDPEEARRILEAAGWVDRDGDGVREREGRPFRFTAKVWNEHQAPQLAVYVQDYLRRVGVQMEVVMLEDALMWKNLTGDFDALLFRHNAGPEAQRRNFGRENRTGYRSPAAFDVIDRIMATADPDEKDRLYGELAKIFRAELPLTRLVWKPDVTFVHRRVRGLSTPFRADANTNMENLWVDGER from the coding sequence GTGGCTCGAGTGAAGGCGTGGCCGAGGTTCTTTTGCGACGGCGTCACCTGCGCGGCCGTCATCTTCGCCTTCACCGCCTGTCGCTCAGGCGAAGATCCGGCCTACGCCCGCGACTCCACGGTGGTCATGGCCGTCCGGGACGTGCGTGACATCCTCCCGGACGCCGTGAGCCTCGATTTCCTCTTCTTCCTCCCCCTCGCCACGCAGGACGGACGGGGCGAGCTCGAGGGGCGGCTCGCCCGAAGCTGGGAGCATTCCGCAGACCACAAGGAGTACACATTCCACCTGCGTACCGATGTCCGCTGGCAGGACGGGGTCCCCACCACCGCCCACGACGTGAAGTTCACGCTCGACCTTCTGAGCGAGGACGGCGTCCCCGGTTTCGGGATCGAAAAGGCGACTGTCGTCGACGACTCCACGGTCACCATCCGGGCCGAGAATCCGGAGTACCTGGACTACCTCGTCTATTACCCGAAGCACCTCTTGGAGGGGCTGGATCCGAAGCAGTTCTGGAAGTGGGAGTTCTGGCTCAAGCCGGTGGGTAACGGCCCCTACCGTTTCGTGCGCCACGTGCCGCAGACGCTGATGGAGTTCGAGGCGAACCCGGACTACTATGGGGCGAAGCCCCGGATCGACCGGGTAATCCTCAAGTTCGTGGGGGACGCCTGGCTCGCAGAGCTCCTTGCCGGAAACGTTGACATCGCCAGCGGTGACCTCGCGCAGGTATCCAGAATTGTCCGTGATCCCCGCTTCCGGGTCTACTACGGTATCCCTTACGCCGCATATGCGATCTACTGGCGCACCGATCATCCGCTCTTTCGGGATGCTCGCGTGCGACGCGCCCTCACCCTCGCGATCGACCGGCCGGAGCTCGCCCGCCGCTTGAACCTGCCATCGTGGTCACCCATCACGGATGCGCCGAGAACGTTCCGGCAGTCCCGCCGCGGGGAATTCCCGGAAGCCCAGGCCCTTCCGTACGACCCAGAGGAGGCGCGCCGGATTCTGGAGGCGGCCGGGTGGGTCGACCGCGATGGGGATGGAGTGCGGGAGCGCGAAGGTCGTCCCTTCCGGTTCACTGCCAAGGTGTGGAACGAGCACCAGGCGCCTCAGCTCGCGGTCTACGTCCAGGACTACCTGCGCCGGGTCGGCGTGCAGATGGAAGTGGTGATGCTGGAGGACGCGCTGATGTGGAAGAATCTCACGGGAGACTTCGACGCCCTCCTCTTCCGCCACAACGCAGGCCCGGAGGCCCAACGGCGGAACTTCGGGAGGGAGAACCGGACCGGGTATCGGAGCCCGGCGGCCTTCGACGTCATCGATCGGATCATGGCCACGGCCGATCCGGACGAGAAGGATCGTCTCTATGGTGAGCTGGCCAAAATCTTCCGTGCGGAGCTGCCGCTCACCCGCCTCGTCTGGAAGCCTGACGTCACTTTCGTCCACCGGCGCGTGCGGGGGCTGAGCACACCGTTCCGGGCGGATGCGAATACCAACATGGAGAATCTGTGGGTGGACGGCGAGCGCTAG
- a CDS encoding ABC transporter permease: protein MAASGWPDRRAAHVLAFAGALALLLAWRHERVFAAFTTPHADRWAASLFVLLALPASVALLIYDARHRRSQPAHSLAHPAVHGRSLLRLAWRRFAANRLAVASLYVIFFFYLVALVAPIIAGYDPSAIEDVLSTRYQAPSWQHPFGTDDFGRDLFSRAVYGARVSLSIGLLAMLVAVSFGTLYGAIAGYFGGAMDNSLMRLVDVIIAFPTFFLMLTLVGLFEANIFFLVLILGFTSWTGTARFVRGEILSLKRREFIEGARAIGLPAHLIIARHLIPNALAPVLVSAALMVGGMIGAEAGLSFLGIGIRPPTPSWGNMISAGQDALLVAWWIAFFPGCLLALTIISFSLLSDGLRDALDPKTLMRKYV from the coding sequence ATGGCGGCAAGCGGCTGGCCTGACCGCCGAGCGGCGCACGTGCTCGCGTTCGCCGGAGCTCTGGCGTTGCTCCTTGCGTGGCGGCACGAGCGCGTGTTCGCCGCGTTCACCACGCCGCACGCGGACCGCTGGGCGGCATCGCTGTTCGTGCTGCTCGCACTTCCCGCGAGTGTGGCCTTACTGATTTACGACGCGCGCCACCGGAGAAGTCAGCCGGCGCACTCGCTGGCGCACCCGGCGGTGCATGGGCGCAGTCTTCTGCGACTTGCGTGGCGCCGCTTCGCCGCGAACCGGCTTGCCGTGGCGTCGCTGTACGTGATTTTCTTTTTCTACCTTGTGGCATTGGTGGCCCCGATCATCGCCGGCTACGACCCCTCCGCGATAGAGGATGTACTCTCAACGCGATATCAGGCACCCTCGTGGCAGCATCCATTCGGCACCGACGATTTCGGCCGCGATCTGTTCAGCCGCGCAGTTTACGGTGCGCGAGTCTCGCTCTCGATCGGCCTCCTCGCGATGCTCGTCGCTGTCTCGTTCGGTACGCTCTATGGCGCCATCGCCGGGTACTTCGGCGGCGCCATGGACAACTCGCTGATGCGACTGGTGGATGTGATCATCGCGTTTCCGACCTTCTTTCTGATGTTGACGCTCGTCGGGCTCTTCGAGGCCAACATATTCTTCCTCGTGCTGATCCTCGGTTTCACATCCTGGACGGGCACCGCGCGCTTCGTGCGGGGTGAGATCCTCTCGCTCAAGCGGCGCGAGTTCATCGAGGGCGCCCGGGCAATCGGGCTGCCCGCGCACCTCATCATTGCCCGCCACCTCATACCGAACGCGCTCGCGCCGGTACTGGTGAGCGCCGCGCTGATGGTCGGAGGCATGATCGGCGCGGAGGCCGGGCTGTCATTCCTCGGGATCGGTATCCGTCCGCCAACTCCCTCGTGGGGCAACATGATCAGCGCGGGTCAGGACGCTCTGCTCGTCGCATGGTGGATCGCGTTCTTCCCCGGCTGCCTGCTGGCGCTGACGATCATTTCGTTCAGCCTGCTCTCGGACGGCCTGCGCGACGCCCTCGATCCAAAGACCCTGATGCGGAAGTACGTGTGA
- a CDS encoding ABC transporter substrate-binding protein, whose protein sequence is MNAQESAWPNSIDRREFMQVSAGSLILAAAGCRRGGDPAYRRGSTVVMAVSDVNDIKPDVTDLDFLVFLPLAKWDERGELEPWLARNWEHSPDYRDWIYHLRNDVRWHDGTPVTAHDVKFTLDLLSHPDVHEYVFESVTVLDDFTVKIRGNPGYRDDIVFYPKHLLEHLNPKQFYDWDFWTRPVGNGPFRFVRHVPEAMIEFEANPDYYRGKPKIARVVLKFVGKAGITELLSGNADIVRGDLAQIPRMERDSRFRVYHQIYAGGKAIYWKCDHALFRDVAVRRALTLAINRRELLRVLNLPADLPLFDGVITGRQLSRRQFPEALSYDPEQTRALLEAAGWQDRDGDGVRERDGRPFRFTAIVHDGDGFNQMAVYVQALLSRVSVRMDLQVLDEGLMWKRLDAGDFEAAFMWQQWGADEARKRYLGRDNPTGYRNPEAIRLIDQVEATGDPDELDRIYRALAEILRVDLPLTRLVNTTLTTFVHRRVRGLSTPYHAKPDKYMEHLWLEEEG, encoded by the coding sequence ATGAACGCGCAAGAGAGCGCGTGGCCGAACTCGATCGACCGGCGCGAATTCATGCAGGTGAGTGCTGGTTCGCTGATCCTCGCGGCGGCAGGATGCAGACGAGGCGGTGACCCTGCCTATCGGCGCGGCTCGACGGTGGTCATGGCGGTTTCCGACGTCAACGACATCAAACCGGACGTGACCGACCTCGATTTCCTCGTGTTTCTCCCGCTAGCCAAGTGGGATGAACGAGGAGAGCTTGAGCCTTGGCTGGCTCGGAACTGGGAACATTCCCCCGACTATCGCGATTGGATCTATCACCTGCGGAACGACGTCCGCTGGCATGACGGAACACCAGTCACCGCCCACGATGTCAAGTTCACCCTGGACCTCCTGAGCCATCCCGACGTGCACGAATACGTCTTCGAATCCGTGACGGTTCTTGATGACTTCACCGTCAAGATTCGGGGGAATCCGGGCTACCGGGACGATATCGTCTTCTATCCAAAACATCTGTTGGAGCACCTCAATCCGAAACAGTTCTATGACTGGGACTTCTGGACGCGTCCGGTGGGCAACGGGCCCTTCCGCTTCGTCCGCCATGTGCCCGAGGCGATGATCGAGTTCGAGGCTAATCCGGACTACTACCGAGGCAAACCCAAGATCGCTCGGGTGGTGCTCAAGTTTGTCGGCAAGGCCGGCATTACCGAGCTTTTGAGCGGCAATGCGGACATCGTGCGTGGCGATCTGGCGCAGATTCCTCGAATGGAAAGAGATTCCCGCTTTCGCGTGTATCACCAGATCTACGCTGGTGGCAAAGCCATCTATTGGAAGTGCGACCATGCTCTCTTCCGGGATGTCGCAGTACGGCGGGCCCTCACGCTCGCGATCAACCGGCGAGAGCTTCTTCGAGTCTTGAACCTGCCCGCCGATCTCCCCCTCTTTGACGGGGTCATCACGGGCCGCCAACTCTCACGCCGACAGTTTCCCGAGGCGCTGTCGTACGATCCGGAGCAGACTCGGGCGCTGCTCGAAGCAGCCGGCTGGCAGGATCGCGATGGCGACGGGGTGCGCGAGCGGGACGGGCGGCCGTTCCGATTCACCGCGATCGTGCACGACGGCGACGGATTCAATCAGATGGCGGTCTACGTCCAGGCTTTGTTGAGCCGGGTGAGCGTCCGCATGGACTTACAGGTTCTCGATGAGGGACTGATGTGGAAGAGGTTGGATGCCGGAGACTTCGAGGCCGCGTTCATGTGGCAACAATGGGGCGCGGACGAAGCCCGAAAGAGATATCTCGGAAGGGACAATCCCACCGGCTATCGGAACCCGGAAGCCATCAGGCTGATTGACCAGGTGGAGGCCACGGGCGACCCGGATGAGCTGGATAGAATCTACCGGGCGTTGGCGGAGATCCTTCGGGTCGACCTGCCCCTCACGCGCCTGGTTAATACAACCCTCACAACCTTCGTCCACCGGCGGGTTCGCGGGCTCAGTACGCCGTATCATGCTAAACCGGATAAGTACATGGAACACCTGTGGCTGGAGGAGGAGGGCTGA
- a CDS encoding ABC transporter substrate-binding protein — translation MTTLRSASLLALLPLLIAGGCREARDPGLGRGATVVMAVPDVSDIKPDELALEVLIFLPLATLNEHGELEGRLARSWEHSADFKEWTYHLRTDLRWHDGKPVTARDIKFTLDLLAHPAILKDVGYNATIVDDSTVRIRAAKPDYLDDIVFYPEHLLKSLDPRKFWEWDFWTHPVGNGPFRFVRYLPERLIEFEANPGYYKGKPRIERLILKFVGGAALTELLSGNVDIAQVQQTQIPGIANDPRFRVYRTVTSASHPIYWKADHPLFRDSRVRRALIHALDRRAILGVMNLPPDLPITDAVLTSRQFRRREWPEPLAYDTTFARTLLAAAGWVDRNGDGILDKDGRPFRFTASVGSSFGLEKMAVYVQAQLRRAGIQMDIQMFDESVMWDKRRGGDFEAWMFVQGQLGGPFGRGNPLGYANVQAFELIDRLRETADPDEEDRIYREISKVFLDDPPMVRLLTHSQALFVHRRIRGFRSGLGSEPDGYMDELWVEK, via the coding sequence ATGACCACCCTTCGCTCAGCGTCGCTGCTTGCGCTGCTGCCGTTGCTCATTGCAGGCGGCTGTCGCGAGGCGCGCGACCCGGGGCTCGGCCGCGGCGCGACCGTAGTGATGGCGGTCCCGGACGTGAGCGACATTAAACCGGACGAGTTGGCCCTGGAAGTCCTCATCTTTCTTCCGCTCGCGACGCTCAATGAGCACGGCGAGCTCGAGGGTCGGTTGGCGCGAAGCTGGGAACATTCCGCCGACTTCAAGGAGTGGACGTACCACCTGCGCACAGACTTGAGATGGCACGATGGGAAACCCGTTACCGCCCGGGACATCAAGTTCACGCTGGATCTGCTCGCACATCCAGCCATCCTTAAAGACGTTGGCTACAACGCGACGATCGTCGACGACTCGACAGTACGGATCCGCGCGGCGAAACCGGACTACCTCGACGACATCGTTTTCTACCCCGAGCACCTGCTCAAGTCGCTCGACCCGCGCAAGTTCTGGGAGTGGGACTTCTGGACGCACCCGGTGGGGAACGGACCGTTCCGGTTCGTTCGTTACCTGCCCGAGAGACTGATCGAGTTCGAGGCCAATCCAGGCTATTACAAGGGCAAGCCACGAATTGAACGCCTCATCCTCAAGTTCGTTGGCGGGGCAGCGCTGACCGAGCTGCTGAGCGGGAACGTGGACATCGCCCAGGTGCAGCAGACGCAAATTCCAGGCATCGCGAACGACCCGCGCTTCCGTGTCTATCGTACCGTGACTTCGGCCTCGCATCCTATTTATTGGAAGGCCGACCATCCGCTCTTTCGGGACTCGCGCGTGCGCCGCGCGCTCATACACGCCCTGGACCGCCGCGCCATACTCGGCGTCATGAACCTCCCGCCCGACCTCCCGATTACAGACGCTGTTCTTACGTCCAGGCAGTTCCGCCGGCGCGAGTGGCCGGAGCCGCTGGCTTATGACACGACTTTCGCGCGGACGCTTCTCGCCGCTGCGGGGTGGGTGGACCGCAACGGCGACGGAATCCTCGACAAGGACGGACGCCCGTTCCGCTTTACGGCGAGCGTAGGAAGCAGCTTCGGCCTCGAAAAGATGGCCGTCTACGTCCAGGCACAGTTGCGGCGCGCCGGCATTCAGATGGATATCCAGATGTTCGATGAATCAGTCATGTGGGACAAGCGGCGCGGCGGCGATTTCGAGGCGTGGATGTTTGTCCAGGGCCAACTAGGCGGACCTTTCGGGAGAGGCAACCCGCTCGGGTACGCGAACGTTCAGGCATTCGAGCTGATCGACCGCCTGCGGGAGACGGCCGATCCAGACGAGGAGGACCGAATCTACCGCGAGATCTCGAAAGTCTTTTTGGATGACCCTCCGATGGTTCGCCTCCTTACGCATTCCCAAGCCTTGTTCGTCCATCGGCGCATACGCGGTTTTCGCTCTGGGTTAGGTTCCGAGCCCGATGGGTACATGGATGAACTGTGGGTGGAGAAATGA
- a CDS encoding ABC transporter permease — MLRFILKRLLQAIPLLLGIATITFAMVHLAPGDPMDMYMEQRFQREVDPQVIELLRKKYGLDQPLPVQYAKWIGNVAQGDLGESFRYRRPVTSLIAERVPYTLQLAVLALFFDALIGIALGIISAVRQYSRTDRAITVGSLVMYSIPGFWLALMLVLVFSVNLNWFPTSQTRSLDYELLSLPGKVLDRLWHLALPVFVLGVASAAGTARFMRNKLLDVLSEEYVVGARARGLSERAVILQHALRNALIPIVTIYGLALPFLLGGAVLIEKVFAWPGMGLLAVEAIGARDYPVILATSMIAAVLVVVGNLFADVTYALVDPRVSYGGKRLA; from the coding sequence ATGCTCCGCTTCATCCTTAAGCGCCTGCTCCAGGCGATCCCACTTCTCCTCGGGATCGCGACCATCACCTTCGCCATGGTGCATCTCGCCCCGGGCGATCCGATGGACATGTACATGGAGCAGCGCTTTCAGCGCGAGGTGGACCCCCAAGTCATCGAGCTCCTGCGCAAGAAGTACGGTCTCGACCAGCCGCTGCCGGTGCAGTACGCAAAATGGATTGGCAACGTCGCGCAAGGTGATCTAGGTGAGTCGTTCCGCTACCGGAGGCCCGTCACGTCGCTCATCGCCGAGCGAGTGCCCTACACACTTCAGCTCGCTGTGCTCGCGCTTTTCTTTGACGCGCTCATCGGCATCGCCCTCGGAATCATATCCGCGGTGAGGCAGTACAGCCGCACCGACCGCGCGATCACTGTCGGCTCTCTCGTCATGTACTCGATTCCCGGATTCTGGCTGGCACTGATGCTGGTTCTCGTTTTCTCCGTCAATCTGAACTGGTTCCCGACGTCACAGACCCGCTCGCTCGATTACGAGCTGCTCTCGCTGCCTGGCAAGGTGCTCGACCGGCTGTGGCACCTCGCGCTCCCGGTGTTCGTGCTCGGCGTCGCGTCCGCGGCTGGCACCGCTCGCTTCATGCGAAACAAGCTGCTCGATGTGCTGAGCGAGGAGTACGTCGTCGGAGCACGTGCGCGTGGGCTCAGCGAGCGGGCGGTGATCCTTCAGCACGCGCTGCGCAACGCGCTTATTCCAATCGTGACGATCTACGGGCTCGCATTGCCGTTTCTGCTCGGTGGTGCCGTGTTGATCGAGAAAGTATTCGCGTGGCCGGGGATGGGCCTGCTTGCTGTCGAAGCGATCGGCGCGCGCGATTATCCGGTCATCCTGGCGACGAGCATGATCGCCGCGGTGCTCGTCGTGGTGGGCAATCTGTTCGCCGACGTGACCTACGCTCTCGTGGATCCCAGAGTATCGTATGGCGGCAAGCGGCTGGCCTGA
- a CDS encoding ABC transporter substrate-binding protein, translated as MRIASLRGTGRAPLAAGVLLALAGCRNARDPALDRGATVVVAVEDVGAMKPDAKLDFLTFLSLATLDEHGELAGRLARSWEHSADFKEWTYHLRTDVRWDDGKPVTARDVKFTLDLLAKAGTGYTGINATIVDDSTVRIRAANQHYVDDIVYYPEHLLAALDPAKFWEWNFWTQPVGNGPFRFVRYLPERLIEFEANPRYYKGKPRIQRVIAKFVGKAGMTELLSGNADIVQGEPGQIPRIASDPRFRIHNNVVPPAFSIYWKADHPLFRDSRVRRALTLAIDRRELLRFVNLPPDAPITDAVLTYRQLRRREWPKPLPYDTARARMLLAAAGWAERNGDGVLEKDGRPFRFTASVGSGLDRDKLAVYVQAQLRRVGVQMHIQMVDAPVMWNKLRAGDFEAWMHVQQSGALRRDFGSGNPLGYANAQAFELTDRLQQTADPEVEDRIYREISEIFLTDPPMVRLVPYSNNWFVHRRIRGLSTPFHAQPDTYMEDLWVEDGKP; from the coding sequence ATGAGAATCGCGTCATTGCGCGGAACCGGACGAGCTCCGCTCGCGGCGGGTGTATTGCTCGCTCTCGCAGGCTGTCGTAATGCGCGTGACCCTGCGCTCGACCGCGGAGCCACCGTAGTGGTGGCCGTCGAGGACGTCGGCGCCATGAAACCCGATGCGAAACTGGATTTCCTCACCTTCCTCTCCCTCGCGACGCTCGATGAGCACGGCGAACTCGCGGGCCGGCTGGCGCGAAGCTGGGAACATTCCGCCGACTTCAAGGAGTGGACGTACCACCTGCGCACAGACGTCAGATGGGACGACGGCAAGCCTGTCACCGCTCGCGACGTCAAGTTCACGCTGGATCTGCTCGCAAAAGCGGGCACTGGGTACACCGGAATCAACGCCACGATCGTTGACGACTCCACGGTACGGATCCGCGCGGCAAACCAGCACTACGTGGACGACATCGTCTACTACCCGGAGCACCTGCTCGCGGCTCTCGACCCCGCCAAGTTCTGGGAGTGGAACTTCTGGACGCAGCCGGTGGGGAACGGACCCTTCCGGTTCGTTCGTTACCTGCCGGAGAGACTGATCGAGTTCGAGGCGAATCCAAGGTATTACAAAGGCAAGCCGCGAATTCAGCGCGTGATCGCCAAGTTCGTTGGGAAGGCGGGCATGACCGAGTTGCTGAGCGGCAACGCGGACATCGTGCAGGGGGAGCCCGGTCAGATTCCACGCATCGCGAGCGATCCCCGCTTCCGAATCCATAATAACGTGGTTCCGCCCGCGTTCTCAATTTATTGGAAGGCCGACCACCCGCTCTTTCGAGATTCTCGCGTGCGGCGAGCTCTCACGTTGGCGATTGACCGCCGCGAGCTGCTGCGCTTCGTGAACCTCCCGCCCGACGCGCCCATCACGGACGCGGTCCTTACGTACAGGCAGCTCCGCCGCCGCGAATGGCCGAAGCCGCTGCCGTACGACACGGCTCGGGCGAGGATGCTTCTCGCCGCTGCGGGTTGGGCTGAACGCAACGGCGATGGAGTCCTCGAAAAGGACGGGCGACCTTTCCGCTTTACCGCTAGCGTAGGAAGCGGATTAGACCGTGACAAGCTGGCCGTGTACGTTCAGGCACAATTGCGGCGCGTGGGCGTTCAGATGCATATCCAGATGGTCGATGCCCCAGTCATGTGGAATAAGCTGCGCGCCGGCGATTTCGAGGCGTGGATGCATGTTCAGCAATCAGGCGCATTGCGCAGAGATTTCGGGAGCGGGAACCCGCTTGGGTACGCGAACGCGCAGGCATTCGAGCTGACCGACCGTCTGCAGCAGACGGCGGATCCGGAAGTGGAGGACAGGATCTACCGCGAGATCTCGGAGATTTTTCTGACGGACCCTCCGATGGTGCGCCTCGTTCCGTATTCGAATAACTGGTTCGTCCACCGGCGAATCCGCGGTTTGAGCACTCCGTTTCACGCCCAGCCCGACACGTACATGGAGGACCTGTGGGTCGAGGATGGGAAGCCGTAG